From Ornithorhynchus anatinus isolate Pmale09 chromosome X3, mOrnAna1.pri.v4, whole genome shotgun sequence, the proteins below share one genomic window:
- the APC gene encoding adenomatous polyposis coli protein isoform X4: MATAGSGQGSTARMDHETASVMSSSSTYSVPRRLTSHLGTKVTEDYKPQVEMVYSLLSMLGTHDKDDMSRTLLAMSSSQDSCISMRQSGCLPLLIQLLHGNDKDSVLLGNSRGSKEARARASAALHNIIHSQPDDKRGRREIRVLHLLEQIRAYCETCWEWQEAHEQGMDQDKNPMPAPVEHQICPAVCVLMKLSFDEEHRHAMNELGGLQAIAELLQVDCEMYGLTHDHYSVTLRRYAGMALTNLTFGDVANKATLCSMKGCMRALVAQLKSESEDLQQVIASVLRNLSWRADVNSKKTLREVGSVKALMECALEVKKESTLKSVLSALWNLSAHCTENKAEICAVDGALAFLVGTLTYRSQTNTLAIIESGGGILRNVSSLIATNEDHRQILRESSCLQTLLQHLKSHSLTIVSNACGTLWNLSARNAKDQEALWDMGAVSMLKNLIHSKHKMIAMGSAAALRNLMANRPAKYKDANIMSPGSSLPSLHVRKQKALEAELDAQHLSETFDNIDNLSPKASHRNKQRHKQNLYSDYVFDPNRHDESRSESFTTGNVTVLSPYLNATVLPVPGSSSSARGGLESSRSEKDRSLDRERGIGLGAYHPAPENPGNSSKRIGMQLSTTAAQIAKVMEEVSSIHVAQDDRSSGPTTEMHCMADERTALRRASTAHPHSSTYSFPKSENANRTCPVPYPKMEYERASNDSLNSVSSSDGYGKRGQMKPSVESYSEDDESKFCSYGQYPADLAHKIHSANHMDDNDGDLDTPINYSLKYSDEQLNSGRQSPSQNERWARPKHMIEDELKQNEQRQSRGPSTTYPGYGESSDDKHIKFQSHFGQQECVSPYRSRGANNAEPNRVGSGHGMNQKVNPSLCQEDDYDDDDKPTNYSERYSEEEQHEEDRPTNYSIKYSEETHHTDQPIDYSLKYASDVPPSSQKPSFSFSKSSSVQSAKAEHISTSNGNVSTSSAGAKRQGQLHPSSVPGRGGQTQKAASCKAPSINQETIQTYCVEDTPICFSRCSSLSSLSSAEDEIGRDQVTRSTDPASTLQITELKESAGAGSTEDAASEVPSASQHMRTKSSRLQTSNISPSDSSRHKAVEFSSGAKSPSKSGAQTPKSPPEHYVQETPLMFSRCTSVSSLDSFESRSIASSVQSEPCSGMVSGIISPSDLPDSPGQTMPPSRSKTPPPPQVVQAKRDAAKSKGLHPDKREPGPRLAAVSAAVQRVQVLPDADTLMHFATESTPDGFSCSSSLSALSLDEPYIQKDVELRIMPPVQENDHGNETDPEQPGEPTEKQEKAAEKPTESEKDILDDSDDDDIDILEECIISAMPTKSSRKAKKPSQAASKIPPPVARKPSQLPVYKLLPSQSRLQPQKHVSFTPGDDMPRVYCVEGTPINFSTATSLSDLTIESPPNELAAIENIGTGAQPAEFEKRDTIPTEGRSIEDIQRGKNSASTTPVLDDGKAEEGDILAECINSAMPKGKSHKPFRVKKIMDQVQQASAASSGSSISQPDGERKKPTSPVKPMPQSIEYRARVKKNADSKNNFNMERSYTDHKEAKKQNLKNHSRDFNDKLPNNEDRVRGSYAFDSPHHYTPIEGTPYCFSRNDSLSSLDFDDDDVDLSREKAELRKGKETKEADANASSHPEPSTNRTQICPKPPPSRGQPKTSLQKPAAFPQPSKDIPDRGAASDEKMQNFAIENTPVCFSRNSSLSSLSDIDQENNNNKESEPIKPPEPPETQIESSRPQASGYAPKSFHVEDTPVCFSRNSSLSSLSIDSEDDLLQECISSAMPKKKKPSRLKGDNEKNSSRNLGGILAEDLTLDLRDIQRPDSEHGFSPDSENFDWKAIQEGANSIVSSLHQAAAAACLSRQASSDSDSILSLKSGISLGSPFHLTPDQEEKPFTSNKGPRILKPGEKSTLESKKVESENKGIKGGKKVYKSLITGKVRSNSELSSQLKQPLPTNMPSISRGRTMIHIPGVRNSSSSTSPVAKKAPPLKAPASKSPNEGQPATTSPRGAKPTIKSEASPVNRQPSQAGGSSKGPSRSGSRDSTPSRPPQQPLSRPMQSPGRSSISPGRNGISPPNKLSQLPRTSSPSTASTKSSGSGRMAYTSPGRQMSQQNLAKPTGLSKNPSSIPRSESASKGLNQAAGGSGPNKKVELSRMSSTKSSGSESDRSERPVLVRQSTFIKEAPSPTLRRKLEESASFESLSPSSRPDSPTRSQAQTPVLSPSLPDTPLSTHPSVQAGGWRRLPPSLNPGVDYSEGRPAKRHDIARSHSESPSRLPINRSGTWKREHSKHSSSLPRVSTWRRTGSSSSILSASSESSEKAKSEDEKQVSAPAGPKPAKENQAPAKGTWRKIKESEMAPAGNTPQAVSSGAPNGADSKTLVYQMAPAVSKTEDVWVRIEDCPINNPRSGRSPTGNTPPVIDSVSEKGSSTGKEAKESQGKQNAGNGNAPVRSAGLENRLNSFIQLDSPDKKGTEGKPAQSNPTPAPEPGESSVPERTPFSSSSSSKHSSPSGAVAARVTPFNYNPSPRKSSADSSSARPSQIPTPVNNSTKKRDSKTENPEPGGTQSPKRHSGSYLVTSV; the protein is encoded by the exons ATGGCAACTGCTGGTAGTGGTCAG GGTTCCACTGCACGGATGGACCACGAGACAGCCAGTGTCATGAGCTCTAGTAGTACCTATTCTGTCCCTCGAAGACTGACAAGTCACCTGGGTACCAAGGTAACCGAAGATTACAAACCACAG GTGGAAATGGTGTATTCATTGTTGTCAATGCTTGGTACTCATGATAAGGATGACATGTCACGAACCTTGCTAGCTATGTCTAGCTCCCAGGACAGCTGCATATCCATGCGACAGTCGGGATGTCTCCCTCTTCTCATCCAGCTTTTACATGGCAATGACAAAGACTCTGTGTTGTTGGGCAATTCTCGAGGCAGTAAGGAGGCCCGGGCCAGGGCCAGCGCAGCACTCCACAACATCATTCACTCCCAGCCTGATGACAAGCGAGGCCGGCGCGAAATCCGCGTCCTTCATCTTTTGGAACAGATCCGTGCTTACTGTGAAACGTGTTGGGAATGGCAGGAGGCCCACGAACAAGGCATGGACCAGGACAAAAACCCAA TGCCGGCACCCGTTGAGCATCAGATCTGCCCAGCTGTGTGTGTTCTAATGAAGCTTTCATTTGATGAAGAGCACAGGCATGCAATGAATGAACTTg ggGGACTACAAGCCATTGCAGAATTATTGCAAGTGGACTGTGAAATGTATGGGCTTACTCATGACCATTACAGTGTTACTTTAAGACGATATGCTGGCATGGCTTTGACAAACTTAACTTTTGGGGATGTAGCTAACAAG gCTACTCTGTGTTCTATGAAAGGCTGTATGAGAGCTCTTGTAGCCCAGTTGAAATCTGAAAGTGAAGATTTACAGCAG GTCATTGCAAGTGTTTTGAGGAATTTATCATGGCGGGCTGATGTAAACAGTAAAAAGACTTTGCGTGAAGTTGGAAGTGTGAAAGCACTGATGGAATGTGCTCTGGAAGTTAAAAAG GAATCCACTCTAAAAAGTGTATTGAGTGCCTTGTGGAATTTGTCAGCTCATTGCACTGAGAATAAAGCCGAGATCTGTGCTGTGGATGGTGCTCTTGCCTTTCTAGTTGGCACCCTAACGTACCGTAGCCAAACGAATACTTTAGCCATCATTGAAAGTGGAGGCGGGATATTGCggaatgtgtccagcctaatAGCCACCAACGAGGACCACAG GCAAATCCTGAGAGAAAGCAGCTGCTTGCAGACATTATTACAGCACTTGAAATCTCATAGCTTGACAATAGTTAGTAATGCGTGTGGAACCTTGTGGAATCTTTCAGCAAGAAATGCTAAAGATCAGGAAGCACTGTGGGACATGGGAGCCGTTAGCATGCTCAAGAATCTCATTCACTCAAAGCACAAAATGATCGCTATGGGTAGTGCTGCAGCTTTAAGAAACTTGATGGCAAACAGACCTGCAAAATACAAGGATGCCAATATCATGTCTCCCGGTTCCAGCTTGCCATCTCTTCACGTTAGAAAGCAAAAGGCATTGGAAGCTGAATTAGATGCTCAGCATTTATCGGAGACTTTTGACAACATTGATAATCTAAGCCCCAAAGCATCTCATCGTAACAAGCAGAGACACAAGCAAAATCTATATAGCGACTACGTTTTTGACCCTAATCGGCATGACGAGAGCAGGTCTGAGAGTTTTACTACCGGAAATGTGACTGTCCTTTCGCCATATTTAAATGCCACGGTCTTGCCTGTgcctggctcctcttcctctgcgCGAGGAGGCTTGGAAAGTTCTCGTTCTGAAAAAGACAGGAGTTTGGACAGAGAGCGAGGGATCGGACTAGGCGCGTACCATCCAGCCCCAGAAAATCCCGGAAACTCTTCCAAGCGAATAGGAATGCAGCTGTCCACCACCGCCGCCCAGATTGCCAAAGTCATGGAAGAAGTGTCTAGCATTCATGTCGCACAAGATGACAGGAGTTCTGGACCCACGACAGAAATGCATTGCATGGCGGACGAAAGGACCGCCCTGAGAAGAGCGTCAACAGCCCACCCACATTCGAGTACGTATAGCTTTCCTAAATCCGAAAATGCCAACAGGACGTGTCCTGTGCCGTACCCCAAAATGGAGTATGAGCGAGCTTCAAACGATAGCCTAAATAGCGTCAGCAGTAGTGATGGCTATGGGAAAAGAGGCCAAATGAAACCTTCCGTTGAGTCATATTCTGAAGATGACGAGAGTAAATTTTGCAGCTATGGGCAGTACCCAGCCGACTTAGCTCATAAGATTCACAGTGCCAATCACATGGACGATAACGACGGTGATCTCGACACACCGATCAATTACAGCCTGAAGTATTCAGATGAGCAGTTGAACTCGGGAAGGCAGAGTCCCTCCCAGAATGAGAGATGGGCCAGGCCGAAGCACATGATAGAAGATGAACTGAAGCAAAATGAACAAAGGCAGTCAAGGGGTCCGAGCACAACCTATCCCGGGTATGGCGAAAGCAGCGATGACAAACACATAAAGTTCCAGTCTCACTTTGGACAGCAAGAGTGCGTCTCCCCTTACAGATCCAGAGGAGCCAATAACGCGGAGCCGAATCGAGTGGGCTCTGGTCATGGGATGAACCAGAAAGTGAACCCGTCCCTGTGTCAGGAGGATGATTACGATGATGACGATAAGCCGACCAACTACAGTGAACGCTACTCGGAGGAAGAGCAACATGAGGAAGACAGGCCAACCAATTACAGTATCAAGTACAGCGAGGAGACGCATCACACAGACCAGCCTATCGATTATAGTTTAAAATACGCCAGCGACGTCCCGCCTTCCTCGCAGAAGCCATCTTTCTCGTTCTCCAAGAGTTCTTCAGTGCAGAGCGCCAAAGCGGAGCACATCTCCACGAGCAACGGAAATGTGTCCACCTCCTCGGCTGGTGCCAAGAGGCAGGGCCAGCTCCACCCCAGTTCCGTGCCAGGTAGAGGCGGACAGACTCAAAAGGCGGCTTCCTGCAAGGCTCCCTCCATCAACCAAGAAACAATTCAGACGTACTGTGTGGAAGACACACCGATATGCTTTTCGCGGTGTAGTTCTCTGTCATCCTTGTCGTCCGCCGAAGATGAAATTGGGCGTGACCAGGTGACCCGTAGCACCGACCCCGCCAGCACGCTGCAGATAACGGAGCTGAAAGAAAGTGCCGGAGCTGGGTCAACCGAGGATGCCGCAAGCGAAGTCCCATCCGCCTCCCAGCATATGCGAACCAAATCCAGCCGGCTCCAGACTTCAAACATATCGCCTTCTGATTCGTCGAGACATAAAGCTGTTGAATTTTCCTCCGGTGCCAAATCTCCATCCAAAAGTGGGGCACAAACCCCGAAGAGCCCGCCCGAGCATTACGTGCAGGAGACGCCACTCATGTTTAGCCGCTGTACGTCTGTGAGTTCCCTGGATAGTTTTGAGAGCCGCTCGATTGCAAGCTCTGTTCAGAGCGAGCCTTGCAGTGGAATGGTTAGTGGCATCATAAGCCCCAGCGACCTTCCAGACAGCCCCGGGCAAACCATGCCCCCAAGTAGGAGCAAGACCCCGCCGCCTCCCCAAGTGGTCCAGGCGAAAAGGGATGCTGCTAAAAGCAAAGGGCTGCATCCTGACAAAAGAGAACCTGGGCCCAGGCTGGCGGCTGTGAGCGCTGCGGTTCAGCGGGTCCAGGTATTGCCCGATGCTGATACTCTGATGCATTTTGCTACAGAGAGCACCCCAGATGGATTTTCTTGCTCCTCCAGCCTAAGCGCGCTGAGCCTCGATGAACCGTATATACAGAAGGACgtggagttgaggataatgcctccAGTACAGGAAAATGACCATGGAAACGAAACAGACCCTGAGCAGCCAGGAGAGCCAACCGAAAAGCAGGAGAAGGCAGCGGAGAAACCCACGGAATCAGAGAAGGACATATTGGATGACTCGGACGACGACGACATTGACATATTGGAAGAATGTATCATTTCAGCTATGCCGACAAAATCTTCCCGAAAAGCCAAGAAGCCCTCACAGGCTGCTTCGAAAATCCCTCCACCTGTGGCCAGGAAGCCCAGTCAGCTGCCAGTGTACAAACTCCTTCCTTCCCAGAGCCGATTACAGCCTCAAAAGCATGTTAGTTTCACCCCCGGAGATGATATGCCACGGGTGTATTGTGTAGAAGGCACCCCGATAAACTTCTCCACAGCTACGTCGCTGAGTGACCTCACGATAGAGTCCCCCCCGAACGAGTTGGCTGCCATCGAGAACATCGGGACGGGGGCCCAGCCGGCCGAGTTTGAAAAGAGAGATACCATCCCTACAGAAGGCAGAAGCATAGAAGATATTCAGAGAGGGAAAAACTCGGCCTCAACTACTCCCGTGTTGGATGACGGCAAAGCCGAAGAAGGGGACATCCTTGCGGAATGCATTAATTCCGCCATGCCCAAAGGAAAAAGTCACAAGCCTTTCCGGGTGAAAAAGATCATGGATCAGGTTCAGCAAGCATCAGCGGCTTCCTCGGGAAGTAGCATAAGTCAGCCGGATGGCGAGAGGAAGAAGCCTACCTCCCCAGTTAAGCCCATGCCTCAGAGTATTGAATATAGGGCCCGAGTGAAGAAAAATGCCGACTCCAAAAATAACTTTAATATGGAGAGATCTTATACGGACCACAAAGAGGCAAAGAAGCAGAATCTGAAAAATCACTCCAGGGACTTCAATGATAAACTTCCAAATAACGAAGACCGTGTAAGAGGAAGCTACGCTTTCGATTCCCCGCACCACTACACGCCAATTGAAGGCACTCCGTACTGTTTTTCGCGAAATGACTCTTTGAGTTCCCTGGATTTCGACGACGATGACGTTGACCTGTCTAGGGAAAAGGCAGAGTTACggaaaggaaaagaaaccaaGGAAGCAGACGCTAACGCTAGCAGCCATCCGGAGCCATCTACCAATAGAACCCAAATTTGTCCGAAACCGCCGCCGAGCAGGGGTCAGCCCAAGACTTCACTGCAAAAGCCAGCCGCTTTCCCTCAGCCGTCTAAAGATATCCCGGATAGAGGAGCGGCTTCAGATGAAAAAATGCAGAATTTTGCTATCGAAAACACACCCGTTTGCTTTTCTCGTAATTCATCTCTGAGTTCTCTCAGTGACATCGACCaagaaaacaataacaacaaggAGAGCGAACCCATCAAACCACCGGAACCTCCCGAGACACAGATCGAATCGAGTAGACCTCAAGCGTCGGGTTACGCGCCCAAGTCGTTTCACGTCGAAGATACCCCAGTGTGTTTTTCGCGAAACAGTTCCCTGAGTTCTCTTAGTATAGATTCTGAAGATGACCTCTTGCAGGAATGCATCAGTTCCGCGATGCCGAAAAAGAAAAAGCCTTCCAGACTTAAGGGGGATAATGAAAAGAATAGTTCCCGGAACCTGGGTGGCATATTAGCCGAAGATTTGACCCTTGATTTGAGAGACATCCAAAGGCCAGATTCAGAGCATGGTTTCTCTCCCGATTCAGAGAACTTTGATTGGAAGGCGATTCAGGAAGGTGCAAATTCCATCGTAAGTAGTCTGCATCAAGCTGCTGCCGCTGCTTGTTTATCTAGACAAGCTTCATCTGACTCTGATTCCATCCTGTCACTAAAATCTGGGATTTCTTTGGGCTCACCATTTCATCTCACCCCCGACCAAGAGGAGAAACCCTTTACGAGCAATAAAGGCCCCCGAATACTGAAGCCTGGGGAAAAAAGTACGTTAGAAAGTAAAAAAGTCGAGTCTGAAAACAAGGGGatcaaaggagggaaaaaagtgTACAAAAGCTTGATTACTGGGAAAGTCCGGTCAAACTCAGAACTCTCCAGCCAGTTGAAGCAGCCCCTGCCAACAAATATGCCGTCCATCTCCCGAGGTCGAACAATGATTCACATTCCAGGAGTTCGTAACAGCTCTTCGAGCACGAGTCCAGTTGCCAAAAAGGCCCCCCCGCTGAAGGCCCCGGCCTCCAAAAGCCCCAACGAAGGCCAGCCCGCCACGACTTCTCCAAGAGGGGCCAAGCCGACGATCAAGTCAGAAGCCAGTCCAGTGAACCGGCAGCCATCCCAAGCGGGCGGGTCGAGTAAAGGACCTTCCAGATCGGGGTCAAGAGATTCCACTCCCTCTAGACCGCCTCAGCAGCCACTGAGTAGGCCCATGCAGTCTCCAGGGCGAAGCTCCATTTCCCCCGGGAGAAACGGAATAAGTCCTCCCAACAAGCTGTCTCAACTGCCCCGGACGTCATCCCCCAGTACTGCTTCAACCAAGTCCTCGGGTTCGGGAAGAATGGCGTACACGTCTCCGGGCCGGCAGATGAGTCAGCAGAATCTTGCCAAACCAACAGGCCTGTCCAAGAACCCCAGCAGTATTCCCAGAAGCGAGTCCGCCTCCAAAGGATTAAACCAGGCAGCCGGCGGCAGCGGGCCCAACAAAAAGGTAGAGCTCTCCAGAATGTCTTCAACCAAATCCAGCGGGAGCGAGTCCGACAGATCGGAGAGACCCGTTCTAGTGCGGCAGTCCACTTTCATTAAAGAAGCTCCAAGCCCCACGCTGAGGAGAAAGTTGGAAGAATCCGCCTCGTTTgaatccctctctccatcttcgcgACCGGATTCACCCACGagatcccaggcccagactccggTGTTAAGCCCATCCCTTCCCGACACGCCGCTCTCCACGCATCCTTCGGTCCAGGCCGGGGGTTGGCGCAGACTGCCTCCCTCTCTCAACCCCGGTGTCGACTACAGCGAGGGAAGGCCGGCGAAACGCCACGATATCGCTCGCTCCCATTCCGAGAGCCCCTCCAGGCTGCCGATCAACCGATCCGGAACTTGGAAGCGCGAGCACAGCAAACACTCCTCCTCGCTCCCTCGCGTAAGCACTTGGCGAAGAACTGGAAGCTCTTCCTCGATCCTCTCTGCTTCGTCGGAATCCAGCGAGAAGGCCAAAAGTGAAGATGAGAAGCAGGTGAGTGCTCCCGCGGGCCCCAAACCGGCTAAAGAAAACCAAGCCCCGGCGAAAGGGACGTGGAGAAAAATCAAGGAGAGCGAGATGGCTCCCGCAGGTAACACACCTCAGGCCGTCTCCTCGGGCGCCCCAAACGGCGCGGACTCGAAGACTCTGGTTTATCAAATGGCCCCCGCTGTCTCTAAGACAGAGGACGTGTGGGTGAGGATCGAGGACTGTCCCATCAATAACCCTAGATCGGGAAGATCTCCCACGGGAAACACTCCCCCGGTGATTGACAGCGTTTCCGAGAAGGGCAGTTCAACCGGTAAAGAGGCAAAAGAGAGTCAGGGGAAACAAAATGCGGGAAATGGCAATGCACCAGTTCGCTCTGCGGGCTTGGAAAATCGCctgaattcgttcattcagctAGATAGCCCAGATAAAAAGGGGACTGAAGGCAAGCCGGCCCAGAGCAATCCGACCCCCGCTCCGGAGCCGGGGGAAAGTTCCGTCCCTGAGCGTACGCCATTCAGTTCCAGCAGCTCGAGCAAGCACAGCTCCCCAAGTGGAGCCGTTGCCGCCCGAGTGACCCCTTTCAATTACAATCCGAGCCCTAGGAAGAGCAGCGCAGACAGCAGTTCAGCTCGGCCATCCCAGATCCCCACCCCGGTCAATAATAGCACAAAGAAACGGGATTCGAAAACGGAAAACCCAGAGCCCGGAGGAACTCAGAGCCCTAAACGCCATTCTGGCTCTTACTTGGTGACTTCTGTTTAA